A stretch of DNA from Nocardioides sp. Arc9.136:
GCGTCGCGCCGCCCCGGGAGAGACCGGTGTCGATCTTGAGCTGGAGACGGGCGGGGGTGCCGGTGCGGCGGACGGCGGCCTCGACCTCGGTCAGCTCGGCAAGGGAGTACGCCGTCAGGTCGAGGTCGGCGGCGATCGCGCGGTCGTAGTCCTCCCCCGGGACGGTCAGCCAGCACAGCACCCGACCGGTGTCGCCGGCCGCACGCAGCGCGAGCGCCTCGTCGATCGTGGCGACCCCGAGCCACGGCGCGCCGGCGGCGCGGGCCGCGCGGGCGACCTCGACCATGCCGTGGCCGTACCCGTCGGCCTTGACCACCACCATCATCGCCACGCCGCAGTGCTCGGTGAGCCGGCGGACGTTGTGCCGGACGGCCGCGAGGTCGACGACGACCTCGGCGCGCGGGACCGGCAGGGGGCTCATGGCCGGCCATTCTCCCACCCGGCCCCGCTCAGGGTCGGGGCAGGCTCCGCACCGCGGCGGGCAGGGCGCGAGCGACCTCCGTCGCGACGAGCGGGCCACCGGCGCCGGCCAGGGTCGCGGCGGCCCCGTGCAGCCACGAGCCGACGCTCGCCGCGTCGAACGGCTCGAGGCCCGCGGCGAGCAGCGCCCCGATCACCCCGCCGAGCACGTCCCCGGCGCCGGCCGTGGCCAGCCAGGGGGTCCCGGTCGTCGTCATGCGCACCCGCCCGTCGGGCCGCGCGGTCACCGTGTGGCGGCCCTTGAGCACCACCACCGCGTCGTGCTCCCCCGCGGCGGTGCGGGCCCAGCCGAGCGGGTCGGACTCGATCTCCGCGCGCTCGCGCCCGAGCATCGCGGCGAGCTCGCCGGCGTGCGGGGTCAGCACGAGGTCGCGCGGCCCGCGCCGGACGTGCTGCAGCGCGTCGGCGTCGACGACGGTCGGGACCTCGTCGGCCAGCGCCTCCTCGAGCGCCTCGTCCGCGTGCTCGCCACCGCCCGACCCCACGACCCACGCCTGGACGCGGCCGGCGCCGACCACCTCCGGGTGGGCCTCGCGCACCCGGTCCGCGACCGGCTGCTCGCCGACGTACCGCACCATGCCGGCGAGGCCGCACGCGGCACCGGCGACGCTGAGCAGCCCGGCGCCCGGGTACTGCGCCGAGCCGGCGCGGACGCCGACCACGCCCCGCGTGTACTTGTGGTCCTGCGGCCGGGGGCGCGGCAGCAGGCGGGCGACGTCCTCGGCCTGCAGCGCCTCGACGCCCGCCGGCGGCAGGTCGAGGCCGATGTCGACGAGGTGGACCGTGCCGCACGCCTCGGCCGCGGGGTCGACGAGGTGCGCGGCCTTGTGGGTGCCGAAGGTGACGGTCAGGTCGGCGACCACGTGCGCGCCGTCGGTCCGTCCGGTGTCGACGTCGACGCCGGACGGGACGTCGACCGCCACGACCGGCACCCCCGCCACCTGCTCCAGCGCCGCCTGCGCCGCCGGTGCCAGCCCCGGCCGGCCCCCGATGCCGACGATGCCGTCGACGACCACGTCCGGCCTGCGCGTCGGTCGGTCGACGACCCGTCCGCCGGCCGCCCGGAGCGCGGCCAGCCCGCCCTCGTGGGCCTGCTCGGCCACCAGCACCGCCTCCACCGCGCAGCCGCGCCGGGCCAGCAGCGCCCCGGCGTGCAGCGCGTCGCCCCCGTTGTCCCCGGGCCCGACCAGCAGCAGCACGCGTGCGCCGTACGCGCTCCCGAGGAGGTCGACCACCGCGTGCGCCAGCCCGGTGGCCGCCCGCTGCATGAGCGTCCCCTCCGGCACCCGGGCCATCAGCTCCCGCTCCGCCGCTCGCACCTGCTCGACCGTGTGGGCGTACCGCATGGGCGCGACGCTATCCGGGACGTGGAGGGCGCGGCGACGGGTCGTGTGCCTGACGACGCGCTCCGTCGCGTCCTCGGGCACACGACCCGGACTGGGCGGGTGGGCTGTGGAGAGGCTCCAGCACGAGACGCGCGGACCGGTCACCCTCGTCGCCATGGAGCCCGCCCTGACGACGCTGCTGGATCGCCAGCACGGCGTGGTCGCACGGCGCCAGCTGCTCGCGCTCGGGATCGACGCCGACCGGGTCCGGAACCAGCTGGCTGCCGGGCGCTGGACCCTCGCGACCCCCCGGGTGGTCAGCACGGTGACCGGCACCCTGACCGCCGAGCAGCGCGAGTGGTCCGCCGTCCTCCACGCCGGGCCCCGGAGCATGCTCGGCGGCCTGACCGCCGCGGCTCGTCACGGCCTCCGGGGGTGGGAGGCGACCGAGGTCACCGTCCTCGTGGACGACCAGCTCGCCTTCGAGGCGGTCGACGGCGTGCGGTTCTTCCGGAGCCGACGGCCGTTCGACCTCCTCCGGTCCACGAGGCCAGGTATCCCGCGCTGCGAGCTCGAGCCCGCGGTCCTCCTGCACGCGGCGTACGTCGCACCGGTCCGCCCGGCCCACGCCCTGGTAGCCGCCTGCGTCCAGCAGCGCCTCTCGACCCCGTCGCGGATGATCGAGTGGATCGACCAGCTGCGCCCCCTGCGGGGCGGCCGGTCCTTCTCGGCCACCCTCAGCCACGCCGACGCCGGCGCCCACTCCGGCGCGGAGCGTGCCGTCGGACGGCTCTGCCGCCGCTACGGCATGCCTCAGCCACGCCGCCAGGTCGCTCGCGTCGACTCCGCCGGCCGTCGCCGCTTCACCGACTGCGAGTGGCCCCTTCCCGACGGCACCACGCTGGTGCTCGAGGTGGACGGCGACTTCCACATGGAGGTCCGCCAGTACACCGACGACCTGCGACGCACCCGGCGGCTGGCGGGCCGCGACCGGATCGTCGTCCGCTGCACGGCGTACGAGCTCCTGCACGAGCCCGACGACGTCGCGCGCGACCTGCTGGCGCTCGGCGTGCCGGGTTGTGTGCCCGACGCCGCGGCCTGACGCGTCCTGGGGCACACGACCGCGATCCGGAGGCGGCTCAGGACTCCAGCACCACGACGGCGGAGGCGACGCCGGCGTCGTGGGAGAGCGAGAGGTGCACGGAGGCGACGCCGAGCTCCTCGGCCCGGGCGAGCACCGAGCCGCGCATCTCCATCAATGGGCGGCCGGAGGACTCCGAGACCACCTCGGCGTCGTGCCAGGCGAGGCCGACGGGCGCGCCGAGGGCCTTGGCCAGTGCCTCCTTGGCGGCGAACCGGGCCGCCAGCGAGGCCAGCGGGCGCGACGCCTCCTCGGGGGTGAAGAGCC
This window harbors:
- a CDS encoding NAD(P)H-hydrate dehydratase yields the protein MRYAHTVEQVRAAERELMARVPEGTLMQRAATGLAHAVVDLLGSAYGARVLLLVGPGDNGGDALHAGALLARRGCAVEAVLVAEQAHEGGLAALRAAGGRVVDRPTRRPDVVVDGIVGIGGRPGLAPAAQAALEQVAGVPVVAVDVPSGVDVDTGRTDGAHVVADLTVTFGTHKAAHLVDPAAEACGTVHLVDIGLDLPPAGVEALQAEDVARLLPRPRPQDHKYTRGVVGVRAGSAQYPGAGLLSVAGAACGLAGMVRYVGEQPVADRVREAHPEVVGAGRVQAWVVGSGGGEHADEALEEALADEVPTVVDADALQHVRRGPRDLVLTPHAGELAAMLGRERAEIESDPLGWARTAAGEHDAVVVLKGRHTVTARPDGRVRMTTTGTPWLATAGAGDVLGGVIGALLAAGLEPFDAASVGSWLHGAAATLAGAGGPLVATEVARALPAAVRSLPRP
- a CDS encoding holo-ACP synthase, translated to MPVIGVGIDVVDIERFGVSLSRTAGLSARLFTPEEASRPLASLAARFAAKEALAKALGAPVGLAWHDAEVVSESSGRPLMEMRGSVLARAEELGVASVHLSLSHDAGVASAVVVLES